One Anolis carolinensis isolate JA03-04 chromosome 4, rAnoCar3.1.pri, whole genome shotgun sequence DNA window includes the following coding sequences:
- the kcna10 gene encoding potassium voltage-gated channel subfamily A member 10 — MMDVSAWKEMEVALVNFDNSNEVAEEPCISNDLHAADQLHKGHPSCASLLPNWRILVNSENTNNETIFSKLSAEFCDHLGTENVGMDEGDQRVIINIAGLRFETQLKTLSQFPETLLGDPEKRIHYFDSMRNEYFFDRNRPSFDGILYYYQSGGKIRRPANVPIDVFADEITFYELGEDAMDQFREDEGFIRDPVTLLPTNEFHRQFWLLFEYPESSNAARGVALVSVLVIVISIIIFCVETLPEFRDEREIRDMKEEANNLTEVAVISHTFTDPFFVIETACIIWFSFELFVRFIVCPSKAEFFRNIMNIIDIVSIIPYFVTLTTELIQHSELNGQQNMSLAILRIIRLVRVFRIFKLSRHSKGLQILGQTLKASMRELGLLIFFLFIGVILFSSAIYFAEVDEPQSHFSSIPDGFWWAVVTMTTVGYGDMCPTTLGGKIVGTLCAIAGVLTIALPVPVIVSNFNYFYHRETENEERHILPREVERILSSVVTRRVSMDSLNSANENYSPKQNKKILSSHRS; from the coding sequence ATGATGGACGTGTCCGCTTGGAAGGAAATGGAGGTGGCGCTGGTGAATTTTGACAACTCGAACGAGGTAGCAGAAGAGCCCTGTATTTCAAACGACCTCCATGCTGCTGACCAATTGCACAAAGGGCATCCCAGCTGTGCTAGCCTTCTGCCCAACTGGAGAATCCTCGTCAACAGTGAGAACACCAACAATGAGACCATATTCTCCAAACTGTCTGCGGAATTCTGTGACCACTTGGGGACAGAGAATGTGGGCATGGATGAGGGCGACCAGAGAGTCATCATCAACATTGCTGGCCTGAGGTTTGAGACACAACTCAAGACTCTAAGTCAGTTTCCAGAGACTTTGCTCGGAGATCCTGAGAAGAGGATACATTACTTTGATTCCATGAGGAATGAGTACTTCTTTGACAGGAACAGGCCCAGCTTTGATGGGATACTGTATTACTATCAGTCAGGAGGGAAAATCCGACGCCCAGCCAATGTACCTATAGATGTCTTTGCTGACGAGATCACTTTTTATGAACTGGGTGAGGATGCCATGGACCAGTTCAGAGAAGATGAAGGTTTTATTAGGGACCCTGTTACTCTTTTGCCAACAAATGAGTTCCACAGGCAGTTTTGGCTGTTATTTGAGTACCCTGAAAGCTCCAATGCAGCCAGAGGTGTGGCTCTGGTCTCTGTCCTGGTTATTGtcatctctattattattttctgtgtgGAGACCTTACCTGAGTTCAGAGATGAGAGGGAGATCCGTGACATGAAGGAGGAAGCCAACAATCTAACTGAAGTTGCTGTGATATCGCATACATTTACAGACCCTTTCTTTGTGATAGAAACTGCCTGCATCATCTGGTTCTCCTTTGAGTTATTTGTGAGATTCATTGTTTGCCCCAGCAAAGCTGAGTTCTTCAGGAATATTATGAACATCATTGATATTGTATCCATCATTCCTTATTTTGTGACCTTGACCACTGAGCTGATTCAGCACAGTGAGCTAAATGGCCAACAGAACATGTCCTTGGCCATCCTCAGGATTATCCGCCTGGTCAGAGTCTTCCGTATCTTCAAGCTTTCCCGGCACTCAAAGGGGCTACAGATTTTGGGACAGACCCTCAAGGCCAGCATGAGGGAACTGGGCTTGCTTATCTTTTTCCTCTTTATAGGGGTCATACTGTTTTCTAGTGCCATCTATTTTGCAGAGGTGGACGAACCACAGTCACATTTCTCCAGCATCCCTGATGGCTTCTGGTGGGCTGTGGTCACCATGACGACTGTTGGCTATGGAGACATGTGTCCTACCACTCTTGGGGGAAAGATAGTGGGGACTCTATGCGCTATCGCAGGGGTGCTCACCATTGCACTCCCTGTGCCAGTCATTGTCTCCAACTTTAACTATTTCTACCACAGGGAGACAGAGAACGAAGAGAGACATATATTGCCTAGGGAGGTAGAGAGAATACTCAGCAGTGTGGTTACAAGGCGTGTGAGCATGGACTCCCTCAACAGCGCAAATGAAAATTattctccaaaacaaaacaaaaaaatattaagCAGTCACAGAAGCTAG